The following nucleotide sequence is from Campylobacter coli 76339.
AGCATCGCTAGCTTTTTCTATAAAATCAAGCTCTTTACTGATGCTTGCACTGATATTGAGATTTAATTTTTGCATTTTCAAAACAGCAAAATCTATATCATAAGCTTCTCTAGTTCTAAAATTATTACTTGCAGCTACAGCCCTACTTGCCACACCAGCGAAATATAAAGTTTCACCTCTCTTAAACGGAGTTAATTTACTGTCGGTCAATTTATCACGCCAAGTCATATGTGCAGCACCCACAGCAAAAGATTGTCCAATATTTGTATACTCTCCCTTTAAACGACCGCTAAAATTAGCAGCACCAAAATCAATCATAGGAGCGTTCAAATCAACTGCTTTTCCTTGCTTAGAAATAATTTGTATATTTGTCGCTCCTACCTTAAATTTTCCCTTATTTGAAGCAAAATCCAAATAATCTTGATAGCTAAAATCAGGATTTACCACAGAAGCAAAAACGCATTCAAAGGCACAGAGCATTAAAAGATATTTTTTCATGATTATCCCCTTTTTTTAATAGGTGATAATTTTATCACTTTTTAGCTGATGTGAAAATTAAATTTTTTTAAGTATGTATAATTGTTCTTGTATATGAATAGAGCGATTTTTAAGATTGCGAGAGGCTCTAAAAGTCGGATATTTTTGCTCTAGAATTTGGCATTTACCTAAGGTTTGCAAACGCTTTAAAAATTTTTCTTTTTTTACAAAACCCTCGCAATTGTAAGAAAGTAAAATGATTTTAGCTTTTAAATCACTAACAAGCTCAAACAAAGCATCTTCTGCTTGCTTTTCTTTATTAAAAACACTTCGGTTCCAATCCCTTGGTATGCCAGAAATCTTTGAAATTTCATCGGGTCTTTGATAATTTGCAATCAAATTAAGCATAAAATAATTCGAACTATAAGGATGTTGATTATAAGGAGGATCAAGATAGGCCACATCGATATTTTCAAGCTCTTTTGCAAGCAAATTAGCATCCTTTTGCACCACTTCAAATTCACAAGAAAAATTTGAAAAAATAGGCATTTTAAGCTCGATATCACCTTTGATGCGCTTTAAAGCATTTTGCGCCTCTCCGCCGAATTTACCCACTCCATCTCTACCCTTATAAAAACCCTTAAAAACTCCACTTGTATTTGAATGCACACTTGCTTCATAGATTAAAGGTGCTATAAAAAAATAGCTTTAGCTCTTCAGGAATTACCTTTTCAATTTTTTGTCTTAAGGT
It contains:
- a CDS encoding DNA modification methylase (Adenine-specific methyltransferase), which produces MHSNTSGVFKGFYKGRDGVGKFGGEAQNALKRIKGDIELKMPIFSNFSCEFEVVQKDANLLAKELENIDVAYLDPPYNQHPYSSNYFMLNLIANYQRPDEISKISGIPRDWNRSVFNKEKQAEDALFELVSDLKAKIILLSYNCEGFVKKEKFLKRLQTLGKCQILEQKYPTFRASRNLKNRSIHIQEQLYILKKI